The sequence ACATTATATATATCTACAAGAGGATTTATTGAACCTAATATATGACCTTTTCCAATTCTTGAAGCCATTGCATCTATTGAAGCTTTAGCTCCTTTCTTTGTTTTAAATTTTTTCATAGCAAGACTATATTCTTTTATATATTCAACTGTCTTATTATCATCAGAACTTAATCTTTCACAAAGTCTCTTACAGACAGTTTCCAGCATATATGTTTTCCCCTTTCCACTATTATCAACATTTTTAAAAGATAATACTCCTATTTCTAGATGGGGAAATAGTTCAAATACTCTATCTTCAATAATAAATCTTTTCAATTTTCCCTCCTGTTTTCTATGATAATTAAACTATATCATAAAAAAATTAAAAAAACTATTTTTTAATAAAACTTATAGACTTTAAAATTATTTTGCGTTAAAATAACATAAAAACATTAGGAGAAAAAATGAAAATAGATATCAAAACTGCTTATGATGATTTAGAAAATATAAAACTTCTTTTTAATGAATACACTGTCATGCTTGGAGTTAATCTTGCTTTTCAAGGATATGATGATGAAATAAATAATCTCCCAGGAAAATATGCTCTGCCTTATGGAAAACTATATATTGCATATTATGATAATAAAGCTGCTGGCTGCATAGCTCTGAGAAAATTTGGTAATGATGGCTGTGAAATGAAAAGATTATTTGTTAGACCTGAATATAGATATTTAAAAATAGGAAAAAAATTAGTAGATAAAATTATAGAAGATGCTCATGAATTAAAATATAAATATATGGTATTGGATACTCTTTCTAATTTACATGAAGCCATTGCTCTTTATAAAAAATCCGGTTTTCAAGAGATTAAAGCTTATTATAAAACCCTCTGGATAATGTTCTATATTTTAGATTAGATCTTTAATAGTACAAAAAGAGGATAACCTAAATTATCCTCTTTATTTTTTTATTCTTCATCATTAAATTTTATCTCTTTATGTGTTCCATCACAGAAAGGTTTATGTTTTGAATGACCACATCTGCATAATGAATAGTGTTCTTTACTGTCTAATATTTCTTCAGAATTATTGTCATCTATTACCTTGACTCCACCAATAATATTTATAGAGCCATTTTTTTCAATAATTATTTTCTCTACATCATGATAAACAGTTTCCCTCTCCCCACCTTCTAATTGATAAGAAAGTGCTCCTGATGGACAATTTCTTATTACTTCTATTAATTTTTCTATGTCTGTTGCATTTCTCATCTCTATCCAAGGAATTCTATCTGGATTAAATACTTCTGGATATCCCTTTACACACTTAGCTGCATGTTTACACATATATTTATCAAAATAAACTACTATTTTATCTCCATTATAGCCTTTTATTCCTCTAGTTTTTTCCTCTTCTCTCTCATTGTTAAACTCAACTCCTCTTGCATGAGTTCCATCACAAAAAGGTTTATTTTTAGAATGACCACATCTGCAAAGTGAGACTGTCCTTGGTGTTTCATATTCTTCCCCTTTGTAATCTTCTATTTTAGTATCCACAACTGTATAAGGGCTAAATTTTGTAAAAACTATCATACCCTTCTTATCTTTATTCTCTGCCATAAATACTCCTCCTAAATACATTTTATAAAGTTCTGCTTCATAAAATTATTCTGCTGTATTTAAAGATATCCTTTTTCTTAAAAAATATTTTATAAATCATAGAGAAAATCTACATCATTCATAATAGCTGATTTTTCAATAACTACACAAAGCTCTTCATATTCTGGATACACTAATTTATTTATTCCAGCAACAGTTCTTGCTCCTAAGTGTATTATTCTCTTATTTCCATTAGTATATATAATTATTCTCCTAAAATTTTTTCCAATCAGTCCCTCTTCATATGAAGCTGGAGTGGCAACTATTTTTTTTATTTCTTTCATGTTATAAACTTTATTGTCAATTTTAATACTGTCTATATCAACATGTATTCTCTCAGGAGTTTCGTTCCCTTTCTTTAAATATTCATAAAATATGGCTATTCCAGGTATTCCAAACATTAAAATATTAAATAAAATCATCATTCCAAAAAATGAAATTATTTCGCCACTACCAGAATTTTTTTTAATTAAGTAATAAAGTCCTCCACTTAATGCTATAGAAGCTCCTATTGCTATTATTATATATCTTTTCAGCAACTTCATATGTTCTTCCAATATATCTTCTTTTGGAATATTAAATATCTCTTTTTTTAAAGATTCTTTTATTTCTTCTTTATTAATTGTTTTTTTAGTTAAGAGAGCCAATATTTCATCAAATGATTTTTTTGAAAAATTTGATAGTTTTATTTCGCTCTCTAAATTCCCATCAAATACAACTAAAAACCTTTCCACCTGAGTTGGTATAAAGTTTACAGAATGAGTGCATATTCTTGATGAAAAAAAATATTTATCAAATTCTAATTTTCCTTTCTTTGATATCAAATTTCTTATAGTAACTTCCTTTTCTCCTATATCTACAATAATATATCCCGTTGTTATAGAATAAATAGCACAAATTACTAATACTACTACCCCTATTAAATATAAATGAGAAAATCTTATATCTATAAATCTTGAAAGTATATATGTTAAAAATAACATTATTCCTGCACATCCAAGTATAGTCCACATAAAATTATATATCATTATAAAAAAACTACTTCTGTACTTCATTCTTCCCCCTTATGCTGTTTTTTTATTATTCTAACACAATTTTTTTCTTTCTTCTATATATCAGAAGTTGCTTTTATTTTTAAATATGTTTATTTAAAGTTGCTATTCATTTCTTTTTACTTCTTAAAAACAAAAAGACAGGATGTTATATCCTGTCCTCTATCTTTATAATTTTTTATTAGATTGCTTCAAAATCGTCTTTTCCTACACCACATAAAGGGCATACCCAATCATCAGGGATATCTTCAAATGCTGTTCCTGGAGCTACTCCACTATCTGGATCTCCCTCTGCTGGATCATAAATATATCCACATACTTTACACTCATATTTTTTCATACCATTTCCTCCTAGTTATTTTTTATTTTAAACAAACAAATTACCTTTATTATGATAACTTATTTTCATACCTATTATACTTATACTGCTGAAACTATATACTTTCCTTTTTTATTTTTTACTTTTTATAGTTAAATATTTTCCAACTTAAGATTTCTGCTTGTATTTTGCTTTTTAATCTAGTTTTACTTCAATAAGAAAGTTTTAATCATTTAGATTACAATTTTATTATTTAATAATCAAAGATAACATTTTACTCTAAGGCAAGAATTTCTAATTTTTCTGGTGGTTCTTCTTTAGAAGAAATAAGAAAAAAAGCAATATGTTCTATTTTTGAGATATTGCCGTCAGTATATACTCGCTGTTCATTTATTGAGTGTGAATATTATAAAAAAACAATGAAGGATTTATTGGAAAAAGAAAAATTACTCAAGAAAGCTTCAAGTTATTTTGAAGAAAAAATAAAAAATTATGACCTATATAGATAAAAAATTGTCTTAAAAGAGAGTTTGTCATAGAACTCTCTTTTTTATTTTCTTGACTATGAACAAGCATATAAGCTAAAATTATAGGTGATATTATTTACTAGAGGTAATTTATGGGAAGAAAATCATTGGAAGAGTTAAAAAAGGATATTGAAAAAATGGATATCCAAATAAAAGAATTGGTGAAAAAAGAACAAACAAAGAAAAA comes from Fusobacterium sp. and encodes:
- a CDS encoding GNAT family N-acetyltransferase codes for the protein MKIDIKTAYDDLENIKLLFNEYTVMLGVNLAFQGYDDEINNLPGKYALPYGKLYIAYYDNKAAGCIALRKFGNDGCEMKRLFVRPEYRYLKIGKKLVDKIIEDAHELKYKYMVLDTLSNLHEAIALYKKSGFQEIKAYYKTLWIMFYILD
- a CDS encoding CDGSH iron-sulfur domain-containing protein — protein: MAENKDKKGMIVFTKFSPYTVVDTKIEDYKGEEYETPRTVSLCRCGHSKNKPFCDGTHARGVEFNNEREEEKTRGIKGYNGDKIVVYFDKYMCKHAAKCVKGYPEVFNPDRIPWIEMRNATDIEKLIEVIRNCPSGALSYQLEGGERETVYHDVEKIIIEKNGSINIIGGVKVIDDNNSEEILDSKEHYSLCRCGHSKHKPFCDGTHKEIKFNDEE
- the rd gene encoding rubredoxin — protein: MKKYECKVCGYIYDPAEGDPDSGVAPGTAFEDIPDDWVCPLCGVGKDDFEAI